In a single window of the Ancylobacter polymorphus genome:
- a CDS encoding cis-3-hydroxy-L-proline dehydratase yields MKITGIKAYKVGLPLREGRYNWSNGNFIEVFDSTVVAVETDAGITGYAECCPLGSAYLPAYAHGVRAGLEEIGPKVIGLDPTDLNVLNRHMDAVLRGHPYVKAPIDIACWDILGKVAGLPVYKLLGGAAQEKVALYRAISQEAPDVMAKKIAGYKAEGYTKFQLKVGGDADQDIDRIRATRDILDASDILVADANTGWTRAEAARICAEVADLDVYIEQPCPTYEECLSVRARTARPFVLDEVIDGVGTLMKGLADDAMDIINLKISKVGGLTKARLMRDICVASGTPMTIEDTWGGDIVTATIAHLARSTPEEFTFSATDFNSYGTVDIASGAPKRVNGFMTAADAPGLGITPLFDVLGDPVVVIG; encoded by the coding sequence ATGAAGATCACCGGCATCAAGGCCTACAAGGTCGGGCTCCCGCTGCGGGAAGGCCGCTACAACTGGTCAAACGGCAATTTCATCGAGGTGTTCGATTCCACCGTGGTGGCGGTGGAGACCGATGCCGGCATCACCGGCTATGCCGAATGCTGCCCGCTCGGCTCGGCGTACCTTCCGGCCTATGCGCATGGCGTGCGCGCCGGGCTGGAGGAAATCGGCCCGAAGGTGATCGGCCTCGACCCCACCGACCTCAACGTGCTGAACCGGCATATGGACGCGGTGCTGCGCGGCCACCCCTATGTGAAGGCGCCGATCGACATCGCCTGCTGGGACATTCTCGGCAAGGTGGCGGGCCTGCCGGTCTACAAGCTGCTGGGCGGCGCGGCGCAGGAAAAGGTCGCGCTCTACCGCGCCATCTCGCAGGAAGCGCCTGACGTGATGGCGAAGAAAATCGCCGGCTACAAGGCCGAGGGCTACACCAAGTTCCAGCTGAAGGTCGGCGGCGATGCCGACCAGGACATCGACCGCATCCGCGCCACGCGCGACATTCTTGACGCCTCGGACATTCTCGTCGCCGACGCCAATACCGGCTGGACCCGGGCCGAAGCGGCGCGCATCTGCGCGGAAGTGGCCGACCTCGATGTCTATATCGAGCAGCCCTGCCCGACCTATGAGGAATGCCTCTCGGTGCGTGCCCGCACCGCGCGGCCCTTCGTGCTCGACGAGGTGATCGACGGCGTCGGCACGCTGATGAAGGGGCTGGCGGATGACGCGATGGACATCATCAACCTCAAGATCTCCAAGGTCGGCGGGCTGACCAAGGCGCGGCTGATGCGCGACATCTGCGTCGCCTCCGGCACGCCGATGACCATCGAGGACACCTGGGGCGGCGACATCGTCACCGCCACCATCGCCCATCTCGCCCGCTCGACGCCGGAGGAGTTCACCTTCTCCGCTACCGACTTCAACAGCTATGGCACGGTGGACATCGCCAGCGGCGCGCCCAAACGTGTCAACGGCTTCATGACCGCCGCCGACGCGCCGGGGCTGGGCATCACCCCGCTGTTCGACGTGCTCGGCGACCCCGTGGTGGTAATCGGCTGA
- a CDS encoding trans-3-hydroxy-L-proline dehydratase: protein MRSSKIIHIVGCHAEGEVGDVIVGGVAPPPGDSVWAQSRFLASDNTLRNFVLQEPRGGVFRHVNLLVPPKDPKAAAAFIIMEPEDTPPMSGSNSICVSTVLLDTGLVPMTEPETHMVLEAPGGLIEVTAYCRHGKAERIKVRNHPSFADKLDAQLEVEGLGTLTVDTAYGGDSFVILDAHALGFSIRPDEAKDLAETGMRIVKAANRQLGFKHPENADWNHISFCQFAAPVMEVDGVKTGANAVAIRPGKIDRSPTGTGCSARMAVLHAKGQLKVGETFIGRSIIDSRFECRIEGETTLGGRPAILPSIMGRAWVTHTAQLMVDPEDPWPTGYRLSDTWPVWKQD, encoded by the coding sequence ATGCGTAGCTCCAAGATCATCCACATCGTCGGCTGCCATGCCGAGGGCGAGGTCGGCGACGTGATCGTCGGCGGCGTGGCGCCGCCGCCGGGCGACAGCGTGTGGGCGCAGTCGCGCTTCCTCGCCTCCGACAACACGCTGCGCAATTTCGTGCTGCAGGAACCGCGCGGCGGGGTGTTCCGCCATGTGAACCTCTTGGTGCCGCCGAAGGACCCGAAGGCGGCGGCGGCGTTCATCATCATGGAGCCGGAAGACACGCCGCCCATGTCCGGCTCCAACTCCATCTGCGTCTCCACCGTGCTGCTCGACACCGGCCTCGTGCCGATGACCGAGCCGGAGACCCATATGGTGCTGGAGGCGCCGGGCGGGCTGATCGAGGTCACGGCCTATTGCCGCCATGGCAAGGCCGAGCGGATCAAGGTGCGCAACCACCCCTCCTTCGCTGACAAGCTGGACGCGCAGCTGGAAGTGGAGGGGCTCGGCACGCTCACCGTCGACACCGCCTATGGCGGCGACAGCTTCGTCATTCTCGACGCCCACGCGCTCGGCTTTTCGATCCGCCCGGACGAGGCGAAGGACCTCGCCGAGACGGGCATGCGCATCGTCAAGGCGGCGAACCGCCAGCTCGGCTTCAAACACCCTGAGAATGCCGACTGGAACCACATTTCCTTCTGCCAGTTCGCCGCGCCCGTGATGGAGGTGGACGGCGTGAAGACCGGCGCCAATGCGGTGGCCATCCGCCCCGGCAAGATCGACCGTTCGCCCACCGGCACCGGCTGCTCCGCCCGCATGGCCGTGCTGCACGCCAAGGGCCAGCTGAAAGTGGGCGAGACCTTCATCGGCCGCTCGATCATCGATTCCCGCTTCGAGTGCCGGATCGAGGGCGAAACGACGCTCGGCGGGCGACCGGCGATCCTGCCCTCGATCATGGGCCGGGCCTGGGTGACGCACACCGCGCAGCTGATGGTCGACCCGGAAGACCCATGGCCGACCGGCTACCGGCTCTCCGATACGTGGCCGGTTTGGAAGCAGGACTGA
- a CDS encoding TRAP transporter substrate-binding protein has translation MITRRTLLAAAAGATLPLAAPGVLRAQARDLRLGIITPPGHPWNNAALKVAEVLKEKTGGKLTMTVFHAGQLGNEGAMMQQLQTGALDMAFLQAAEVGNRVPNVAAILAPYVIRSTEAAAKLVRQPIAMQMLEPLPKETGTLGLGWGITSIRVVFSAKEIDGIAGLNGMKLRINTTPAFRDFYSLLGAAPTPIPTPQVYDAMANGQVDGLEADLDFSWNQRFDKVSKVLMRMDAVFMPFIALASGKAWQTLSTEDRALITAATKEALAVQVDQTVTNAPKLLKDFEGTGIKIVVPPTADAAPIIAEYDKIWTPKAPILPELRKIGATLG, from the coding sequence ATGATCACCCGCCGTACCCTGCTCGCCGCCGCTGCCGGCGCCACCCTGCCGCTCGCCGCCCCCGGCGTGCTGCGCGCCCAGGCGCGCGATCTGCGCCTCGGCATCATCACCCCGCCCGGCCACCCCTGGAACAACGCCGCGCTGAAGGTCGCCGAGGTGCTGAAGGAAAAGACCGGCGGCAAGCTCACCATGACCGTGTTCCATGCCGGCCAGCTCGGCAATGAGGGCGCGATGATGCAGCAGCTGCAGACCGGCGCACTCGACATGGCCTTCCTGCAGGCGGCCGAAGTCGGCAACCGGGTGCCGAACGTCGCCGCCATCCTCGCGCCTTACGTGATCCGTTCCACCGAGGCCGCCGCCAAGCTGGTTCGCCAGCCCATCGCCATGCAGATGCTGGAGCCGCTGCCGAAGGAAACCGGCACGCTCGGCCTCGGCTGGGGCATCACCTCGATCCGCGTGGTGTTCTCGGCCAAGGAGATCGACGGCATTGCCGGGCTCAACGGCATGAAGCTGCGCATCAACACGACGCCGGCCTTCCGCGATTTCTACTCGCTGCTCGGCGCCGCCCCGACCCCGATCCCGACGCCGCAGGTCTATGACGCCATGGCCAATGGCCAGGTGGACGGGCTGGAGGCCGATCTCGATTTCTCGTGGAATCAGCGTTTCGACAAGGTGTCGAAGGTGCTGATGCGGATGGACGCGGTGTTCATGCCCTTCATCGCGTTGGCCTCCGGCAAGGCGTGGCAGACGCTGTCCACCGAGGACCGCGCGCTGATCACCGCCGCGACCAAGGAAGCGCTGGCGGTGCAGGTCGACCAGACCGTGACCAATGCGCCGAAGCTCCTCAAGGATTTCGAGGGCACCGGCATCAAGATCGTCGTGCCGCCGACCGCCGACGCGGCGCCGATCATCGCCGAATACGACAAGATCTGGACGCCCAAGGCGCCGATCCTGCCCGAGCTGCGCAAGATCGGCGCGACGCTGGGCTGA
- a CDS encoding TRAP transporter large permease: MLTGAAFLVFLLVGVPIGIAICLTGVVFIQASGNPVLYQSFPMQMFGSVDNYGLIAIPLFILIGEIMNGGGITRQIISMTMAFVGSLRGGLAYVNMLANMFVSSILGSATAQVAIMAQIMVPEMEAKGYDKTFAAGLTAYAGMLGPIIPPSIMFVMYSVLAQVPVGTMLVAGLIPGIVLTAMFCVVIAVMGYVYNYPRGESFTLRERVATVVACAPTLLIPIVIVGSILTGLANPTESAAVGALASVLVGRFWTRELSLSQLPRMLVRAGVYSGIVLFLVAAAGVLSWVLVFAKVPQEVALWIQSIATGPVSFMLLVNVILLVIGTVIDGAPGLIMTVPILLPIATEVYHIDPVQFGVVAVVNLVLGFLSPPVGLCFFVAAAVTGAKPGKMFLVTLPFFFAACLLLVLLSIFPGLSTALIR; encoded by the coding sequence ATGCTCACCGGCGCCGCCTTCCTCGTCTTCCTGCTGGTCGGCGTGCCGATCGGCATCGCCATCTGCCTTACCGGTGTCGTCTTCATCCAGGCCTCGGGCAATCCGGTGCTCTATCAGAGCTTCCCGATGCAGATGTTCGGCTCGGTCGACAATTACGGGCTGATCGCCATCCCGTTGTTCATTCTCATCGGCGAGATCATGAATGGCGGCGGCATCACCCGCCAGATCATCTCCATGACCATGGCCTTTGTCGGCTCGCTGCGCGGCGGCCTCGCCTATGTGAACATGCTGGCCAACATGTTCGTCTCCTCGATCCTCGGTTCGGCGACGGCGCAGGTCGCGATCATGGCGCAGATCATGGTGCCGGAGATGGAGGCGAAGGGATACGACAAGACCTTCGCCGCCGGCCTCACCGCCTATGCCGGCATGCTGGGGCCGATCATTCCGCCCTCGATCATGTTCGTGATGTATTCCGTGCTGGCGCAGGTGCCGGTCGGCACCATGCTGGTGGCCGGGCTGATCCCCGGCATCGTGCTCACCGCGATGTTCTGCGTCGTCATCGCCGTCATGGGCTATGTCTACAATTACCCGCGCGGCGAGAGCTTCACCCTGCGCGAGCGCGTCGCCACCGTGGTGGCCTGCGCGCCGACGCTGCTGATCCCCATCGTCATCGTCGGCTCCATCCTCACCGGCCTCGCCAACCCCACCGAATCCGCCGCCGTCGGCGCCCTGGCCTCCGTGCTGGTGGGTCGGTTCTGGACCCGTGAGCTGTCGCTGTCGCAGCTGCCGCGCATGCTGGTGCGGGCGGGCGTCTATTCCGGCATCGTGCTGTTTCTTGTGGCGGCGGCCGGTGTGCTGTCCTGGGTACTGGTCTTCGCCAAGGTGCCGCAGGAAGTGGCGCTGTGGATTCAGTCCATCGCCACCGGCCCGGTCAGCTTCATGCTGCTGGTCAACGTCATCCTGCTGGTCATCGGCACGGTGATCGACGGCGCGCCGGGGCTGATCATGACGGTGCCGATCCTGCTGCCGATCGCCACCGAGGTCTATCACATCGACCCCGTGCAGTTCGGCGTGGTGGCGGTGGTCAACCTCGTGCTCGGCTTCCTCTCCCCGCCGGTGGGCCTGTGCTTCTTCGTGGCGGCGGCGGTGACGGGAGCGAAACCCGGCAAGATGTTTCTCGTCACCCTGCCGTTCTTCTTCGCCGCCTGCCTGCTGCTGGTGCTGCTCTCGATCTTTCCCGGCCTCTCCACCGCCCTCATCCGCTGA
- a CDS encoding TRAP transporter small permease, translated as MTHTNGFAAGGRPFRAVTAASEALLVLERFAIGSLMALLTGLILLNVVTRYSHVPLYWIDESAIFTTVWLTFLGASAMSRLRLDFSMTILTERLPPSAVKAMRVLATLCILGFGVALAVMCWLWMDPVGIASAGFDAREYGGATFNFLYTERTQTLNWPSWVVYLVMPLFALTLMVHSAANLLEDIGLASPPDRSGIGLSNAEEVA; from the coding sequence ATGACGCACACCAACGGCTTTGCTGCCGGTGGTCGGCCCTTTCGTGCCGTCACCGCAGCGTCGGAAGCCCTTCTGGTCCTGGAGCGCTTCGCCATTGGCAGCCTGATGGCGCTGCTCACCGGGCTGATCCTGCTCAACGTCGTCACCCGCTACAGCCATGTCCCGCTCTACTGGATCGACGAATCCGCCATCTTCACCACCGTCTGGCTCACCTTTCTCGGCGCTTCCGCCATGTCGCGGCTGCGGCTCGATTTCTCCATGACCATTCTGACCGAGCGCCTGCCTCCTTCGGCGGTGAAGGCGATGCGGGTCCTCGCCACGCTCTGCATTCTCGGCTTCGGCGTGGCGCTGGCGGTGATGTGCTGGCTGTGGATGGACCCGGTCGGCATCGCCTCGGCCGGCTTCGATGCGCGTGAATATGGCGGGGCGACGTTCAACTTCCTCTATACGGAGCGCACCCAGACGCTGAACTGGCCGAGCTGGGTGGTCTATCTCGTGATGCCGCTCTTCGCGCTCACCCTCATGGTCCATAGCGCGGCCAACCTCCTTGAGGATATCGGCCTCGCCAGCCCGCCGGACCGCAGCGGTATCGGCCTCAGCAATGCCGAGGAGGTCGCCTGA
- a CDS encoding GntR family transcriptional regulator — MNPLLKHRTLSAAILDQLRRAILDGTYPAGAQLRQDALAATFNVSRIPIREALFQLDAEGLVRIVPQKGAIVSELSADEINDVFGLRMLLEPRLLARSIPHLDAGDFARFEDMQQQMVAATAAQDLSRWGQMNAEFHMALYGHAGQPRSLSIVHSLLQSSDRYTRVQLSDTAGSGMAGMQRAFEEHATLIDLSRAGETARACAFLEEHIRTVHDDLLRALERGAREAARLQEAGAVS; from the coding sequence ATGAACCCGCTTCTCAAGCACCGGACCCTGTCGGCGGCGATCCTCGATCAGCTGCGCCGCGCCATATTGGACGGCACCTATCCCGCCGGCGCCCAGCTCCGGCAGGACGCGCTGGCCGCCACCTTCAATGTGAGCCGCATTCCCATTCGCGAGGCGCTGTTCCAGCTCGATGCCGAGGGGCTGGTGCGGATCGTGCCGCAGAAAGGCGCGATCGTTTCCGAACTCTCGGCCGATGAGATCAACGACGTGTTCGGCCTGCGCATGCTGCTGGAACCCCGCCTGCTCGCCCGCTCCATCCCTCATCTCGATGCCGGGGACTTCGCCCGCTTCGAGGACATGCAGCAGCAGATGGTCGCGGCCACCGCGGCGCAGGATCTCAGCCGCTGGGGCCAGATGAACGCGGAATTCCACATGGCGCTCTATGGCCATGCCGGCCAGCCGCGCTCCCTTTCCATTGTCCACTCGCTGCTGCAGTCGAGCGACCGCTACACGCGGGTGCAACTCAGCGACACTGCGGGGTCCGGTATGGCCGGCATGCAGCGCGCATTCGAGGAACATGCCACGCTGATCGACCTCAGCCGCGCGGGGGAGACGGCGCGCGCCTGCGCCTTCCTCGAAGAACACATCCGCACCGTGCATGACGACCTGCTGCGGGCGCTGGAGCGGGGCGCGCGGGAAGCGGCCCGTCTCCAGGAAGCAGGAGCCGTTTCATGA
- a CDS encoding Ldh family oxidoreductase, with protein sequence MNAPGTGNALVTLSLAEVHALTRDTLRAAGLGVAHAEAIARSITRAQADECHSHGLYRLLGYVDSVRSGKAEREALPVLTRTTPVILNVDARRGFAPLAIEAGVPPLIEAAKTYGIAALAIHDCYHFSALWADIEPAVEAGLAAWCFTIGQCCVAPAGGTTPLLGTNPIAFGWPGPAGQPFIFDFATSAAARGEVELKRRAGETLPQGWAVGPDGAPTTDPAAALKGALLPFGGHKGSALSLMVELIAGPLIGDLTSRQAKAVENGDAGPPLGGELFIAMDPAMFGRDTLSQRLEDADALFALAKAQPGVRLPAERRYAARARSREGVQIPAGLLAEIRALTQGDTEGERTRR encoded by the coding sequence ATGAACGCGCCGGGCACGGGAAACGCGCTGGTCACGCTGAGCCTTGCCGAGGTCCATGCGCTCACCCGCGACACGCTGCGGGCCGCCGGGCTCGGCGTCGCGCATGCGGAAGCCATCGCCCGCTCCATCACCCGCGCCCAGGCGGATGAATGCCATTCGCATGGGCTGTATCGGCTGCTCGGCTATGTCGACAGCGTGCGCAGCGGCAAGGCCGAGCGCGAGGCGCTGCCCGTGCTCACCCGCACGACGCCGGTCATTCTCAATGTCGATGCCCGGCGCGGCTTCGCCCCGCTCGCCATCGAGGCCGGCGTGCCGCCGCTGATCGAGGCGGCGAAGACCTATGGCATCGCCGCGCTGGCGATCCATGACTGCTATCATTTCTCCGCGCTGTGGGCGGATATTGAACCCGCCGTCGAGGCGGGGTTGGCGGCCTGGTGTTTCACCATCGGCCAGTGCTGCGTCGCGCCGGCGGGTGGCACGACGCCCTTGCTGGGCACCAACCCGATCGCCTTCGGCTGGCCCGGGCCGGCGGGGCAACCCTTCATTTTCGATTTCGCCACCAGCGCGGCCGCGCGCGGCGAGGTGGAACTCAAGCGCCGCGCGGGCGAGACGCTGCCCCAGGGCTGGGCGGTCGGCCCCGACGGCGCCCCGACCACCGACCCCGCCGCCGCGCTCAAAGGCGCACTGCTACCCTTCGGCGGGCATAAGGGCTCGGCCCTCTCGCTCATGGTGGAACTGATCGCCGGCCCGCTGATCGGCGATCTCACCAGCCGCCAGGCCAAGGCGGTGGAAAATGGCGATGCCGGCCCGCCCCTCGGCGGGGAGCTGTTCATCGCCATGGACCCCGCCATGTTCGGCCGCGACACGCTGAGCCAGCGGCTTGAGGACGCCGACGCGCTTTTCGCCCTCGCCAAGGCCCAACCGGGGGTCCGGCTGCCGGCCGAGCGCCGCTATGCCGCCCGCGCCCGCAGCCGTGAGGGCGTGCAGATTCCCGCCGGCCTTCTGGCGGAGATTCGGGCCCTGACACAAGGCGACACCGAGGGCGAGCGCACACGCCGCTAG
- a CDS encoding sensor histidine kinase, which translates to MQQPAGDETPQAAGRARARAIATRSSSLSAVVRLLILLLLVGGGGAIAWTATIPSQDHVIARAMFEDRDGTMTIDEVTGAAFAPVAPILTRGYTPSATWLRLTVGPADGGPLVLRIRPTYLDRVALFEPVPGRQGVWREYVTGDRTPFLEREMPSVTLGFTIWPTGPATTYYLRLTTTSTSLMHAEALVPQVAALRDLHIHVSQIFILALLLFILFWTASDFALNHDIVVGCFAINQLFFISYNVLIMGYGALIFPNAPAGFVDTLTSVSIIAAPLFSLLTNRLLLRQFDLIPLARWGIDTLLLALVIAFGLLAAGATQQALKLNALVVALIVLLLPLMAFGTRREAPPGRRVLRVFYVIQAVALLLTMLPILGVLPASTWNLDANIIHGLLSDLPMFVLLALRSREARERGIEAQLALDLTRGQLELQRAQFEMQNRFMAMLTHELRTPLSVIRLCVDTAKVAGEPRRLIEAAFGNMEGIIDRCSFADRMEQKGLDVVRAPVDVAAALRAAVAASSEAARVALQVGALPSVTSDARLIATVLHNLIDNALKYSPEGSTVEVTAAAEAGEAGPGVRITVENGCGRTGVPDPTQLFEKFYRGPHARTKSGSGLGLYIVHGIVDLLDGLITYDFIEGRARFSVWLPCSALPSSKTMTICEPPSSTP; encoded by the coding sequence ATGCAGCAGCCGGCAGGAGATGAAACGCCACAGGCCGCCGGGCGGGCGCGGGCGCGCGCCATCGCAACCCGCAGCAGCTCGCTTTCGGCGGTCGTCCGCCTGCTGATCCTGCTGCTTCTCGTGGGCGGTGGCGGCGCCATCGCCTGGACGGCGACAATTCCCTCGCAGGACCATGTGATCGCCCGCGCCATGTTTGAGGACCGCGACGGCACCATGACCATCGACGAGGTGACCGGTGCTGCCTTCGCGCCCGTCGCGCCGATTCTCACGCGCGGCTATACGCCCTCCGCCACCTGGCTGCGGCTCACCGTCGGCCCGGCCGATGGCGGGCCGCTGGTGCTGCGCATCCGCCCGACCTATCTCGACCGCGTCGCCCTGTTCGAACCCGTGCCCGGCCGGCAAGGCGTCTGGCGCGAATATGTCACCGGCGACCGCACCCCGTTTCTCGAACGCGAAATGCCCTCGGTCACGCTCGGCTTCACCATCTGGCCGACCGGGCCGGCGACGACCTATTATCTGCGCCTCACCACCACCAGCACCTCGCTGATGCACGCCGAGGCGCTCGTGCCGCAAGTGGCGGCGCTGCGCGACCTGCACATCCATGTCAGCCAGATCTTCATCCTGGCGCTGCTGCTGTTCATCCTGTTCTGGACCGCCAGCGACTTCGCCCTCAACCACGACATCGTGGTGGGCTGCTTCGCGATCAACCAGCTGTTTTTCATCAGCTATAACGTGCTGATCATGGGCTATGGCGCCCTGATCTTTCCCAACGCGCCGGCGGGCTTCGTCGACACGCTCACCAGCGTCTCGATCATCGCGGCACCGCTGTTCTCGCTGCTGACCAACCGCCTGCTGCTGCGCCAATTCGACCTGATCCCGCTGGCGCGCTGGGGCATCGACACGCTGCTTCTGGCCTTGGTCATCGCCTTCGGCCTGCTGGCGGCGGGCGCCACCCAGCAGGCGCTGAAGCTGAACGCCCTGGTGGTGGCGCTCATCGTGCTGCTGCTGCCGCTGATGGCGTTCGGCACGCGCCGCGAGGCGCCGCCCGGCCGACGGGTGCTGCGGGTCTTCTATGTCATCCAGGCGGTGGCGCTCCTGCTCACCATGCTGCCGATCCTCGGCGTGCTGCCCGCCTCGACCTGGAACCTCGACGCCAATATCATCCACGGGCTGCTGTCCGACCTACCCATGTTCGTGCTGCTGGCCCTGCGCTCGCGGGAAGCGCGCGAGCGCGGCATCGAGGCACAGCTGGCGCTCGATCTCACGCGCGGCCAGTTGGAACTGCAGCGGGCGCAGTTCGAGATGCAGAACCGCTTCATGGCGATGCTCACCCATGAACTGCGCACGCCGCTCTCCGTCATCCGCCTCTGCGTCGACACGGCGAAGGTGGCGGGCGAGCCGCGCCGGCTGATCGAGGCCGCCTTCGGCAATATGGAAGGCATCATCGACCGCTGCAGCTTCGCCGACCGCATGGAGCAGAAGGGCCTCGACGTGGTGCGGGCACCAGTGGATGTCGCGGCGGCGCTGCGGGCGGCGGTGGCGGCGAGTTCCGAGGCCGCGCGCGTCGCGCTGCAGGTCGGGGCACTGCCCAGCGTCACCTCCGACGCCCGGCTCATCGCCACGGTGCTGCACAATCTCATCGACAATGCGCTGAAATACTCGCCGGAGGGCTCGACCGTGGAGGTGACGGCCGCGGCGGAGGCGGGCGAGGCCGGCCCCGGCGTGCGGATCACGGTCGAAAACGGGTGCGGGCGCACGGGCGTGCCCGATCCGACGCAATTGTTCGAGAAATTCTACCGGGGGCCACACGCGCGCACCAAGAGCGGCTCCGGGCTGGGGCTTTACATCGTCCACGGAATCGTGGACCTCCTTGATGGTTTGATCACATACGATTTCATCGAGGGAAGAGCGCGCTTCAGCGTCTGGTTGCCATGCTCAGCATTGCCGTCGTCGAAGACAATGACGATCTGCGAACCGCCATCGTCAACGCCCTGA
- a CDS encoding response regulator transcription factor: protein MLSIAVVEDNDDLRTAIVNALKGEGHHVVGFDCAEAIAEQGQALRIDLVVVDLNLPGEDGLSLTRRLRVTNPDIGIIMMTARTRSDDKRIGYESGADIYLPKPVSLEELTAAILALSRRLRPAAPAPTGLVLDTVRLTLAGPQGALGLSAPEAALLAAFARAQDHRLETWQIIVVLEQGDRAPNRNALTVTMSRLSAKLRHCGGGAHPLRAIRNWGYQFCEPIVLT from the coding sequence ATGCTCAGCATTGCCGTCGTCGAAGACAATGACGATCTGCGAACCGCCATCGTCAACGCCCTGAAGGGCGAGGGCCACCATGTGGTCGGTTTCGACTGCGCCGAGGCCATCGCCGAACAGGGGCAGGCGCTGCGCATCGACCTGGTCGTGGTCGATCTCAACCTTCCCGGCGAGGATGGGCTGAGCCTTACCCGGAGGCTGCGCGTCACCAACCCTGATATCGGCATCATCATGATGACCGCCCGCACCCGCAGCGACGACAAGCGGATCGGCTATGAAAGCGGCGCGGATATCTATCTGCCGAAGCCGGTCTCGCTGGAGGAGCTGACCGCTGCCATTCTGGCGCTGTCGCGGCGCCTGCGCCCGGCCGCGCCGGCGCCGACGGGGCTTGTGCTCGACACGGTGCGGCTCACTCTGGCCGGGCCGCAGGGCGCACTCGGCCTCTCTGCGCCCGAGGCGGCGCTGCTCGCGGCCTTCGCCCGGGCGCAGGACCACCGGCTGGAGACCTGGCAGATCATCGTCGTGCTCGAACAGGGCGACCGCGCGCCGAACCGCAACGCCCTCACCGTGACCATGTCCCGCCTCTCCGCCAAGCTGCGGCACTGCGGTGGCGGCGCGCATCCGCTGCGCGCGATCCGCAATTGGGGCTACCAGTTCTGCGAACCGATCGTCTTGACCTGA